A section of the Methanosarcina mazei S-6 genome encodes:
- a CDS encoding HFX_2341 family transcriptional regulator domain-containing protein has protein sequence MAIHIVPIGLDSPERFVEGFRKFPPSKVILLTGTMQNDIEKEVKNIKSEVIKGIGKHVQVEEESANLLDFANCIKILAKIISREREDTEGEMIYINISSSTKIMTQASYMAASLFSARIYYVPVVSYLSLELIPLLNNHTDDSSQKIINDLLQNKRYLSTGVKEPIEIPVLKMEPPDKDELDVLKAISSAKKEKYNSLKSLVEDGLHIEYTGSNRNKYSQVIKKLETHGFVSTNRSGREKGIKLTGSGDVIAKISCILENRK, from the coding sequence ATGGCAATTCATATAGTTCCTATAGGTTTGGATTCACCAGAGAGATTTGTTGAGGGGTTCCGTAAGTTCCCACCATCAAAAGTTATTCTTTTGACAGGGACTATGCAGAATGATATCGAAAAAGAGGTCAAAAATATAAAATCTGAGGTTATAAAAGGGATCGGGAAACATGTACAAGTTGAAGAAGAATCGGCAAACTTATTAGATTTCGCAAACTGTATCAAAATTTTGGCAAAAATTATTTCGAGAGAAAGGGAAGATACTGAAGGCGAAATGATTTACATAAATATTTCCTCTTCCACGAAAATAATGACTCAGGCCTCATACATGGCGGCTTCGCTTTTTTCTGCGAGGATATATTATGTTCCTGTAGTCAGTTATCTTTCACTTGAGTTAATTCCCCTTTTAAATAACCATACCGATGATTCCTCGCAAAAGATTATTAATGACTTACTTCAAAATAAAAGATATCTTAGCACTGGCGTAAAAGAGCCCATTGAGATTCCTGTTCTGAAAATGGAGCCACCTGATAAAGATGAACTTGATGTGTTAAAGGCAATAAGTAGTGCCAAAAAAGAAAAATACAATTCTCTTAAGTCTTTGGTGGAAGATGGACTTCATATTGAGTATACTGGTTCAAACAGAAACAAGTATTCTCAAGTTATAAAAAAATTAGAAACGCACGGTTTCGTTTCAACAAACAGAAGTGGAAGGGAAAAAGGAATTAAGCTGACAGGATCAGGAGATGTAATTGCTAAAATCAGCTGCATTCTTGAAAACAGAAAATGA
- a CDS encoding type I restriction endonuclease subunit R, giving the protein MSKPYEYKFEEDIELSLIRNNKYVKRTSSNYDPDLCLDPDMLFDFIRATQSEEWKKLKSRHGMDVKEKFLDRLTKDIKKRGTLKVLRTGVKDVGCHFDLVYFKPENGLNVEHQDKYRANIFSVIRQLHYSTKTPKKSIDMVLFINGIPIITAELKSPLNGQNIEHAINQYKERDSTEPLLSFGRCFAHFAVDPRLVFMTTKVMGESTEFLPFNKGYQYGAGNPPAYGEDNYDTAYLWEEIWKKDMLLDIMQNFLQIVSKKGQNGAISTQLIFPRYHQLDAVNLLVENTRINGAGRKYLIEHSAGSGKSYTISRLCDKLSGLHDESNKNIFDSIIVITDRRVLDDQLSQTILGHEHVEGTIVSIEKDKAKNLAKAIESNVKIIIVTLQTFPFAIDFFHKTPGKRFAVVIDEAHSSQTGDTARDLRRVLVTEDSVEYEDEQEKDVEDIINEKMEEITTDLKLQPKNISFYAFTATPKNKTLEMFGERQPDGTFEPFHLYSMKQAIEEGFILDVLQNYTTYTMYFELMKKIKDDPQYKKTIASSLLKSYVGSSEYAIRKKTELMLNHFWTGTKDRIGGRSKAMVVTSSRANAIRYELEFKKQVKEKEYPFEVLVAFSGTVKGENVRKVYTGKDFTESGENGFPEKHTAEKFKEDKYRILIVANKFQTGFDQPLLHTMYVDKKLGGVEAVQTLSRLNRRHPEKSDTMVLDFVNDAEMIREPFQRYHVKTILTEPTDPNRLYDYENQLKDFAVFDNSDINKFAVEYFSSKGKQTVLYTSLRPAIERWGRLEDDEKRDFKKRMATFVRQYAFLSQIIPFFDEKLEKFYQYSKYLVKELHVGLDRLPTEITEKVNMSSFRIQETSKGSILLSDDDGRLRPVPEPGAIHSIEDELTPLSEIIEEINEHFGTDFTEEDKVGQALGYLEKNLTENPRLVAAANPAVNKKEDFDLVFKEIVSDELNELIEVNIDLYSKIKDDADFGKLVKEMLLNNVYKKLVSKDSLVIS; this is encoded by the coding sequence GTGAGTAAGCCTTATGAATATAAGTTCGAAGAAGATATCGAATTATCACTCATCCGCAATAATAAATACGTTAAACGCACGAGCAGTAACTACGATCCCGATCTTTGTTTGGACCCTGATATGCTGTTTGATTTTATCAGGGCAACCCAGTCTGAAGAATGGAAAAAGCTCAAATCCAGACATGGGATGGATGTTAAAGAAAAGTTTCTTGACAGGTTGACCAAAGACATTAAAAAGCGTGGCACACTCAAGGTTCTTAGAACTGGTGTAAAGGATGTTGGGTGCCATTTCGACCTTGTATATTTCAAACCCGAAAATGGACTTAATGTAGAACACCAAGATAAATACCGTGCAAATATATTTTCAGTCATCCGTCAGCTACATTATAGTACGAAAACCCCTAAAAAATCCATTGATATGGTTCTGTTTATAAACGGTATACCTATTATTACTGCTGAACTCAAGAGTCCTCTTAATGGGCAGAATATTGAACATGCAATCAACCAATATAAGGAGCGCGACTCAACTGAGCCTCTGTTAAGTTTTGGCAGGTGTTTTGCACATTTTGCAGTGGATCCACGCCTTGTGTTTATGACTACAAAGGTGATGGGGGAGTCTACGGAGTTTCTGCCTTTCAATAAGGGGTATCAGTACGGTGCAGGTAACCCTCCAGCGTATGGTGAAGATAATTACGATACGGCCTACTTATGGGAAGAGATCTGGAAAAAGGATATGTTGCTGGACATCATGCAGAATTTCCTTCAGATCGTCAGCAAAAAAGGACAAAATGGAGCCATTTCTACTCAGTTAATTTTTCCGAGATATCATCAACTTGATGCGGTCAATCTCCTGGTAGAAAATACAAGAATTAATGGCGCTGGTAGAAAATACCTGATAGAGCATAGTGCGGGCAGCGGTAAAAGTTATACCATCTCACGTCTTTGCGATAAGCTATCAGGTCTGCATGACGAGAGCAATAAAAACATTTTCGATTCCATCATTGTCATTACCGATAGGCGTGTCCTTGATGATCAGCTCAGCCAGACTATACTCGGGCATGAGCATGTCGAAGGTACGATAGTGAGTATTGAGAAAGACAAAGCCAAAAATCTCGCGAAAGCTATTGAGAGTAATGTAAAAATTATTATTGTTACATTGCAGACGTTCCCATTTGCAATTGATTTCTTCCACAAAACCCCAGGTAAACGGTTTGCTGTTGTTATTGATGAAGCACATTCATCTCAGACAGGAGATACTGCACGTGATCTCAGGAGAGTACTTGTAACTGAGGACTCAGTAGAATACGAGGATGAACAGGAAAAGGACGTAGAAGATATCATCAATGAAAAAATGGAAGAAATTACTACGGACCTGAAACTTCAACCCAAAAACATCAGTTTCTATGCGTTCACCGCTACTCCCAAGAACAAAACTCTGGAAATGTTCGGGGAAAGGCAGCCAGACGGAACTTTCGAACCTTTCCATCTGTATTCCATGAAACAGGCAATTGAAGAAGGATTTATCCTCGATGTTCTTCAGAACTACACCACATACACTATGTACTTCGAGTTGATGAAAAAAATTAAAGATGATCCTCAGTACAAAAAAACGATTGCATCTTCCCTTCTTAAGTCCTATGTCGGTTCGAGTGAGTATGCCATCAGGAAAAAAACTGAATTAATGTTGAATCATTTCTGGACAGGAACAAAGGACCGTATCGGCGGTCGGTCCAAGGCAATGGTAGTTACAAGCTCCAGAGCAAACGCTATCCGATACGAACTGGAATTCAAAAAACAGGTTAAAGAAAAAGAGTACCCATTTGAAGTCCTCGTCGCGTTTTCAGGGACTGTAAAAGGTGAAAATGTCCGTAAAGTCTATACGGGAAAAGACTTCACAGAATCTGGTGAGAACGGTTTCCCTGAAAAACACACAGCGGAAAAATTCAAAGAAGATAAGTACAGGATTTTGATAGTAGCCAACAAATTTCAGACAGGCTTTGACCAACCTCTGTTACATACAATGTATGTGGACAAAAAACTTGGAGGGGTAGAAGCTGTACAAACTTTAAGTCGTCTGAATCGTAGACATCCAGAAAAATCTGATACCATGGTACTGGATTTTGTAAACGACGCTGAGATGATTAGAGAACCATTTCAAAGGTATCATGTCAAGACCATTCTTACTGAACCCACTGACCCAAACAGATTGTACGATTATGAGAACCAGTTGAAAGATTTTGCTGTATTCGACAACTCTGATATCAATAAATTTGCAGTAGAATATTTTTCAAGTAAAGGAAAGCAGACAGTATTATACACCTCCCTCCGTCCTGCAATTGAAAGATGGGGTAGGCTTGAAGACGACGAAAAGCGGGATTTCAAGAAGAGGATGGCAACCTTTGTACGTCAATATGCTTTTCTCTCACAAATTATCCCGTTCTTTGATGAGAAACTTGAAAAGTTTTACCAATACTCAAAGTACCTTGTAAAGGAACTCCACGTGGGTCTTGACAGGTTGCCAACTGAAATAACGGAAAAAGTCAATATGAGCTCCTTCAGGATACAAGAAACAAGCAAGGGTAGCATCCTTCTTTCTGACGATGATGGACGCCTGCGCCCTGTTCCCGAACCAGGTGCAATCCATTCAATAGAAGATGAATTGACTCCTCTCTCTGAGATAATTGAAGAGATCAATGAACACTTTGGAACCGATTTCACTGAAGAAGATAAAGTTGGACAAGCACTTGGTTATCTGGAAAAAAACCTGACCGAAAATCCACGCCTTGTAGCTGCAGCAAATCCTGCAGTCAACAAAAAAGAAGATTTTGATCTTGTATTCAAGGAGATCGTTTCAGATGAACTCAATGAACTTATCGAAGTGAATATTGACCTTTATTCCAAAATAAAAGATGATGCAGATTTCGGAAAGTTAGTCAAAGAAATGTTATTGAATAATGTATACAAGAAGCTTGTAAGTAAGGATTCATTGGTTATCAGTTAA
- a CDS encoding restriction endonuclease subunit S — protein MSDFQIETVSDFQVEARSDSQVKCIGISELDLYPEYKNSGVEWIGEIPKEWDTVRIKWLSPVKRGASPRPIDNPIYFDDDGDFSWVRIADVTSSERYLEETTQKLSKLGSSLSVKQYPGDFFVSIAGSVGKPIITKIKCCIHDGFVWFPYLKLNSEYLYYIFTSGEPYKGLGKLGTQLNLNTETVGNISIPLPPDEYEINEIVVFLDRETSRIDTLIEKKQRFIELLKEKRSALISHAVTKGLDPDVSMTNSGIEWVGKIPIGWHITKLKYLVNLRNEKTNNVINYSTKIALENIESFTGKLLNSYSDFEGDGTIIKEGDVLFNKLRPYLCKAVIAPSEGVAVGELLVFRIQETLLESKFLLYRILTHEFISLVDGATYGTKMPRASWEFIKNIEIPVPSLPEQQAIASYLDRETAQIDTLIEKIKQSIEHLKEYRTALISGAVTGKIDVRGTVCE, from the coding sequence ATGAGTGATTTCCAGATTGAAACAGTGAGCGACTTCCAGGTTGAAGCGAGGAGCGATTCCCAAGTTAAATGTATAGGTATCTCAGAGCTAGATCTCTATCCAGAGTATAAAAATTCTGGCGTTGAATGGATTGGAGAGATTCCAAAGGAATGGGATACAGTTAGAATTAAATGGTTGTCACCAGTAAAACGAGGAGCATCTCCAAGACCTATTGACAATCCAATATATTTTGATGATGATGGAGATTTTTCTTGGGTTCGAATTGCTGATGTAACATCAAGTGAACGTTATTTGGAAGAAACTACACAGAAACTTTCTAAGTTAGGGAGTTCTCTAAGCGTAAAGCAATACCCTGGAGATTTTTTCGTGAGTATTGCTGGATCTGTAGGAAAACCAATTATTACAAAGATAAAATGTTGTATTCACGATGGTTTTGTTTGGTTTCCTTATTTAAAACTGAACTCCGAATACTTATACTATATATTCACCAGTGGAGAACCATACAAAGGGTTGGGCAAATTAGGAACTCAACTAAACCTTAATACTGAAACAGTAGGTAATATTTCAATCCCATTGCCGCCAGATGAATATGAAATTAACGAAATAGTTGTTTTCCTTGACAGAGAAACATCCCGAATCGATACACTTATAGAAAAAAAACAGCGCTTTATCGAACTTCTGAAAGAAAAACGATCAGCTCTGATCAGTCATGCAGTCACGAAAGGGCTCGACCCTGATGTATCTATGACAAATTCGGGTATTGAGTGGGTAGGTAAGATCCCAATAGGATGGCATATTACAAAATTGAAATATTTGGTAAATTTAAGAAACGAAAAAACTAATAATGTTATTAATTATTCTACAAAAATTGCATTAGAAAATATTGAAAGTTTTACAGGTAAATTGCTTAATTCTTATTCTGATTTTGAAGGTGATGGGACAATAATCAAAGAAGGGGATGTCCTTTTCAATAAGCTGAGACCGTATCTCTGTAAAGCAGTTATTGCTCCTTCAGAAGGTGTGGCAGTTGGAGAATTGCTTGTTTTTAGGATACAGGAAACACTTCTTGAAAGTAAATTCTTACTTTATCGTATACTTACGCATGAATTCATTTCACTTGTTGATGGGGCTACATACGGAACAAAAATGCCACGCGCAAGTTGGGAATTTATCAAAAATATTGAAATTCCTGTTCCATCCCTTCCTGAGCAACAAGCCATAGCCTCATACCTTGACCGTGAAACCGCCCAAATTGATACTCTCATAGAAAAAATTAAACAATCTATTGAACACCTCAAAGAATACCGTACAGCACTGATTTCTGGTGCTGTGACGGGGAAAATTGATGTCAGGGGGACTGTTTGTGAGTAA
- a CDS encoding type I restriction-modification system subunit M gives MNNFQDKANFIWSVADEVLRDDLKSGKYRDVILPFTVIRRLECVLEPTKEKVIQKNEELKGKVKDRESALCRESKQRFYNTSEYDMKKLLDDSKNIKKNFLAYIDAFSENVKEIISKFKIETYIDQLDENNLLYLLISKFSNVDLHPDEVSNIQMGYIFEELLRKFNESMNENPGEHFTPREVIALMVHLLFYQDKDILSQSHPVRTVYDPACGTGGMLTVSKDYVRDFINPDADLHLYGQEVNPETYAIAKSELLLKGDGRDAENIKEKSTLSSDAHPTMTFHYQLANPPFGKDWSKDKEKVEEEAKKGFSGRFGAGLPRKSDGQLLFLQTMISKMRAPEEGGGRVAIVMNGSPLFTGDAGSGESEIRRWIIEKDYLEAIVALPDQLFYNTGIFSYVWILTNRKEERREGKVQLINGTTFFVNMRKSLGNKRHEISSEQIEYLTLIHNSFNENEHSQIHNNNEFGYRKITIDRPLKLSFQVTDNCIEMLKEQTAFQNISVSKKRKNNEEKEKEEAEGRRLQESVLKVLSGMDKTIVYKNRDEFAKVLNKSLKNAGLSIESPVKKAIFSVMSERDETADICKDSKGNVEYDSDLRDYENVPLSEDIHEYFEREVKPYAPDSWINESITDEKDGKVGKVGYIINFNQYFYEYQPPRSLKEIENDINSLESEILDMLGVMRQ, from the coding sequence TTGAATAATTTCCAGGACAAGGCCAATTTCATATGGAGTGTAGCAGACGAAGTTTTAAGGGACGACTTAAAATCAGGGAAATATAGGGATGTAATATTGCCATTCACAGTCATAAGGAGGCTTGAATGTGTACTTGAACCCACCAAGGAAAAAGTAATCCAGAAAAATGAAGAATTGAAAGGCAAGGTCAAGGATAGGGAAAGTGCCCTATGTCGTGAGTCCAAACAAAGGTTCTACAATACTTCCGAGTATGATATGAAAAAGCTCCTTGACGACTCGAAAAACATAAAAAAGAATTTCCTGGCATATATCGATGCTTTTTCTGAAAATGTCAAGGAGATCATATCTAAATTCAAAATTGAAACATATATCGACCAACTTGATGAAAACAACCTTCTTTACCTATTAATCAGTAAATTTTCCAATGTTGACCTGCATCCAGATGAAGTCAGTAATATCCAGATGGGGTACATTTTCGAAGAATTGCTTCGGAAATTCAACGAAAGCATGAACGAAAATCCTGGTGAGCACTTCACCCCACGTGAAGTAATTGCCCTGATGGTACACCTTTTGTTCTACCAGGACAAGGATATTCTTAGCCAGAGTCACCCAGTACGTACTGTATACGATCCAGCGTGTGGGACTGGAGGGATGTTAACAGTTTCTAAGGACTATGTTCGTGACTTCATCAATCCAGATGCAGACCTGCACCTTTACGGCCAGGAAGTCAACCCTGAAACCTATGCCATCGCCAAATCCGAATTATTGCTCAAAGGAGACGGTCGTGATGCCGAAAACATAAAGGAAAAATCAACACTTTCTAGTGATGCACATCCGACTATGACCTTCCACTACCAGCTTGCTAATCCACCTTTTGGTAAAGACTGGTCAAAGGATAAGGAGAAGGTTGAAGAAGAAGCAAAGAAGGGTTTTAGTGGCCGTTTTGGTGCAGGGCTTCCGCGTAAAAGTGATGGTCAACTTTTGTTCCTACAGACTATGATCTCAAAAATGAGGGCTCCTGAAGAAGGTGGAGGTCGTGTTGCTATTGTAATGAACGGATCTCCACTCTTCACAGGTGATGCAGGATCTGGTGAGAGTGAAATTAGGAGATGGATCATTGAGAAAGATTATTTAGAAGCGATTGTAGCACTACCTGACCAGTTATTCTACAATACAGGTATTTTCAGTTATGTCTGGATACTTACAAACCGCAAAGAAGAACGCAGGGAAGGTAAAGTTCAACTTATCAACGGAACTACATTCTTTGTAAATATGCGAAAAAGTCTTGGTAACAAAAGGCACGAAATTTCATCTGAACAGATAGAATATCTAACGCTTATACACAACAGCTTCAACGAAAATGAGCATTCTCAAATTCATAATAATAATGAGTTCGGCTACCGTAAGATTACCATCGACAGACCTCTCAAGTTAAGTTTCCAAGTAACCGATAACTGTATCGAGATGCTGAAAGAACAGACAGCATTCCAGAATATCTCAGTAAGTAAAAAACGAAAGAATAATGAAGAAAAAGAAAAGGAAGAAGCTGAAGGTAGAAGATTACAGGAATCTGTCTTAAAAGTTTTATCGGGAATGGATAAAACTATTGTGTATAAGAACCGCGATGAGTTTGCCAAGGTTCTGAATAAAAGCCTGAAAAACGCAGGATTATCAATAGAATCACCTGTGAAAAAGGCTATTTTTTCCGTAATGTCGGAAAGAGACGAAACTGCTGATATTTGTAAGGATAGTAAGGGTAATGTTGAGTATGACTCAGATCTTCGGGATTATGAGAATGTACCTCTGAGTGAAGATATTCATGAATATTTCGAACGTGAAGTCAAACCTTACGCCCCCGATTCCTGGATAAACGAATCAATAACTGACGAGAAGGATGGTAAAGTCGGTAAGGTAGGTTATATTATCAATTTCAACCAGTATTTTTATGAATACCAGCCCCCGCGTTCTTTAAAGGAAATCGAAAACGATATCAACAGCCTAGAAAGCGAAATTTTGGATATGCTGGGAGTGATGAGGCAATGA
- a CDS encoding N-6 DNA methylase yields the protein MTESDKVASKIIRIYESMPRDERCKNIFWPLVSRKRMSDIFEEEAKAIYSETKDDDKAWNQPRFHDIFVPEIARWGNLMRTKNYLGDFLMESFKELEKNNEFLEGVFSPIENQVYAIMKDRKLENDYFRVIHELSLIQMSRAYLGDSQFQEVSDKILAHIMKECYYGEFYTPSQISKLLASIADPRDNMTVLDPFCGTGGLLLECERYANKYSGGHLSLYGQEINDSTWMYCKLSLILNGFKDSIVANEDSILYPAFVENNSLRQFDRVISVPPFGKQKWGYEIAERDQYARFRYGIPPKNSGDFAFLQHMIACLKNSGKGVMVSPEGILFRSGPEARIRKNMVQSDIIEAIILLPSGLFLNTGIPTIITVINMDKPEERRGSILFVSAEREYEETKRQNILSDENIAKIVDAYRIYKDIEKFCRVVNLEEIRDNDYSLNFSLYVDTESEIETVDITQTLQKIRNLKNEREELLEEIGDIINKFDQDE from the coding sequence ATGACTGAATCAGATAAAGTGGCCTCCAAGATTATCCGTATATATGAATCTATGCCCAGAGACGAAAGATGTAAAAATATTTTTTGGCCCCTAGTATCCAGAAAAAGGATGTCAGACATATTCGAAGAAGAAGCAAAAGCAATTTACAGTGAAACAAAAGACGATGATAAGGCATGGAACCAACCTCGGTTCCATGACATTTTTGTTCCCGAAATTGCCAGATGGGGAAATTTGATGAGGACTAAAAATTACCTCGGAGATTTCCTCATGGAATCATTTAAAGAACTCGAGAAAAATAACGAGTTTCTGGAAGGCGTGTTTTCACCAATTGAAAATCAAGTTTATGCTATAATGAAGGACAGAAAACTTGAAAATGATTACTTCCGAGTGATTCATGAACTTTCATTAATTCAGATGAGCAGAGCCTATTTAGGGGATTCCCAATTCCAGGAAGTTTCTGACAAAATACTGGCCCATATAATGAAAGAGTGCTATTATGGTGAATTTTATACTCCTAGCCAAATTTCAAAATTGTTGGCATCAATAGCCGATCCCAGAGACAACATGACCGTTCTGGATCCATTCTGTGGAACGGGAGGATTATTGCTAGAGTGTGAAAGGTATGCCAATAAATATTCAGGCGGTCATCTTTCTCTTTACGGTCAGGAAATTAATGATAGCACATGGATGTATTGCAAGCTTTCCCTCATATTGAACGGCTTCAAAGATTCTATTGTGGCGAATGAGGATTCAATACTCTATCCTGCCTTTGTTGAGAATAATAGTTTGAGACAGTTCGATAGGGTAATTTCAGTGCCTCCTTTTGGAAAACAAAAGTGGGGATATGAAATTGCGGAACGTGACCAGTATGCTCGTTTCCGTTATGGAATACCACCTAAAAACTCGGGAGATTTTGCGTTTCTACAACATATGATAGCATGTCTCAAAAATAGCGGAAAGGGTGTGATGGTATCTCCTGAGGGCATCCTTTTCAGAAGTGGTCCTGAAGCTCGTATTCGAAAGAACATGGTACAGAGCGATATAATAGAAGCGATAATTCTGCTTCCATCAGGCCTATTCCTTAATACAGGAATCCCTACGATAATTACAGTTATTAACATGGACAAGCCCGAAGAAAGGCGTGGTTCAATCCTGTTTGTTTCAGCAGAGCGGGAGTATGAAGAAACAAAGCGTCAAAACATTTTGAGTGACGAGAATATTGCAAAAATTGTTGATGCATACAGAATTTACAAGGATATCGAAAAGTTCTGTAGAGTAGTGAACCTTGAAGAGATCAGGGATAACGATTACTCACTAAACTTTTCACTTTATGTTGACACTGAATCCGAAATCGAGACTGTGGATATAACCCAAACATTGCAGAAAATACGCAATTTGAAGAATGAGAGAGAAGAATTGCTTGAAGAAATTGGGGATATTATAAATAAGTTTGACCAGGATGAATAA
- a CDS encoding restriction endonuclease subunit S, with product MTNRTNNILMKDCIKLVKRGIPAQRLDEKNEGAVEVPIIGVKAVQEGYIDTNSVDWIKIQEIDTVKKATVNKGDLILSLRGSYIKAAVADNSVDGYVISANLIALTLNEKIKPEIVAAYFNGPIGQRELNKRAGGTTMLSLNMERLKEVPVPLKPIEEQEIILRFIKLSSEYRKNLVKELKLWDNMRESFIVKRLGI from the coding sequence ATGACTAATAGAACAAACAATATACTAATGAAGGACTGCATCAAACTGGTGAAAAGAGGAATTCCAGCTCAACGCTTGGATGAGAAAAATGAGGGGGCTGTCGAAGTTCCTATAATTGGAGTGAAAGCAGTACAGGAAGGATATATCGATACTAATAGCGTAGATTGGATAAAAATTCAAGAAATAGATACAGTAAAAAAAGCAACTGTTAATAAAGGAGATCTTATACTTTCTTTAAGAGGCTCATATATAAAGGCCGCCGTTGCTGATAATTCTGTAGACGGATATGTTATTAGTGCTAATCTTATAGCCCTTACACTTAATGAAAAGATCAAACCTGAAATCGTAGCTGCATACTTTAATGGTCCAATTGGGCAGAGAGAATTAAACAAAAGAGCAGGTGGAACTACCATGCTTTCCCTTAACATGGAAAGGCTGAAAGAAGTTCCTGTTCCACTTAAACCAATAGAGGAACAAGAGATAATATTAAGATTCATTAAATTATCCAGTGAGTACAGGAAGAACCTTGTGAAGGAATTGAAGCTTTGGGACAACATGAGAGAGTCATTTATTGTGAAAAGGTTAGGGATCTAA
- a CDS encoding chorismate--pyruvate lyase family protein, whose protein sequence is MINNILQHLPGGVVLEGDFLEKLKSLEIPTCLRVCCGTDGSVTFLLEIMSRKPVTVKTESQYIVKADRELAELLGVEEGSEINNRTVRLYAGDTVFVHAKSLAPLERMPQTMRDQLIRADIPIGRILRTHNLETRRDMVELEILEGEPTFDGTPILSRTYKIVHNNHVLMWINERFPIDARWKL, encoded by the coding sequence ATAATAAATAATATCCTGCAGCATTTACCTGGAGGTGTCGTTCTGGAAGGAGATTTCCTTGAAAAACTGAAAAGCCTTGAAATTCCCACCTGCCTCCGGGTCTGCTGTGGGACTGACGGTTCCGTAACCTTTCTTCTGGAAATTATGTCCCGAAAGCCGGTGACCGTAAAAACAGAGTCTCAATACATCGTTAAAGCCGACAGGGAACTGGCTGAGCTCCTGGGGGTAGAAGAAGGAAGCGAAATAAACAACAGGACAGTCAGGCTTTACGCAGGAGATACGGTTTTTGTGCACGCAAAGTCCCTCGCCCCTCTGGAGCGTATGCCCCAGACCATGCGTGACCAGCTCATAAGGGCAGACATCCCTATCGGCAGGATCCTGCGCACCCACAACCTTGAAACCAGGCGGGACATGGTAGAGTTAGAGATTCTTGAGGGCGAACCCACCTTTGACGGGACCCCCATACTTTCCCGCACCTACAAAATCGTCCACAATAACCACGTCCTCATGTGGATCAACGAGCGCTTCCCTATAGATGCGCGCTGGAAACTCTAA
- a CDS encoding DUF5611 family protein, with protein MQQYKLKRGFKPEPERIYQAMQESFPVEISRNGDRFEASYGALSKITVWIEDKKLCVETVSDAAVKEDETILQTNKAYRDFLLKSTGYTAKERLKMAKKDVGEA; from the coding sequence ATGCAGCAATACAAGTTGAAACGCGGCTTTAAACCTGAACCTGAGAGAATATACCAGGCAATGCAGGAAAGCTTCCCTGTTGAAATTTCCCGTAATGGGGACAGATTCGAGGCCTCATACGGGGCACTGTCAAAGATAACGGTCTGGATAGAAGACAAAAAACTCTGTGTGGAAACGGTTTCCGATGCGGCTGTGAAGGAAGATGAAACTATCCTTCAGACCAACAAAGCTTACAGAGACTTTCTCTTAAAGTCTACGGGCTACACGGCAAAAGAGCGCCTGAAAATGGCGAAAAAAGATGTCGGAGAGGCATAA